A single region of the Xylanivirga thermophila genome encodes:
- a CDS encoding endonuclease/exonuclease/phosphatase family protein: protein MQVDDMLNIYSEIAGPKILVGDLNALPDAPELVPLFEYLSDSWDLAGEGEGYTFPVDNPHKRIDYILTSTKIEVVDLQLDEVTVEKIQMAVEGLIENEDITVTVEIVNSDKGTYKITLTKGEVTASKDITVTVIQETDKEAIQKG, encoded by the coding sequence ATGCAAGTTGATGATATGCTTAATATCTATTCGGAAATAGCGGGACCTAAGATTTTAGTTGGAGATTTAAATGCTCTACCAGATGCGCCTGAACTTGTACCGTTGTTTGAATATCTGAGTGATAGTTGGGACTTAGCGGGAGAAGGGGAAGGTTATACATTTCCTGTAGATAATCCACATAAACGTATAGACTATATACTAACAAGCACAAAAATAGAGGTTGTAGATTTACAGCTAGATGAAGTGACAGTTGAGAAAATACAAATGGCAGTAGAAGGGCTCATAGAAAATGAAGATATAACTGTAACTGTAGAAATTGTAAATAGCGATAAAGGTACCTACAAGATAACCTTGACAAAAGGAGAAGTTACAGCTAGTAAAGATATAACGGTGACAGTTATACAAGAAACGGATAAAGAGGCAATTCAAAAAGGATAG